Proteins from one Rosa chinensis cultivar Old Blush chromosome 7, RchiOBHm-V2, whole genome shotgun sequence genomic window:
- the LOC121048940 gene encoding uncharacterized protein LOC121048940: protein MAAMLSWYQSGIPTCACLMATRAPRHPKVVHVNGLKIRHTCGGVLRIYTSHMGKIGPCLWVYKGLGHSIHCQLPIGSSFNSWPYNSTFQNNGSDKGKSFAECQICRKKGHTAVNCFYRNDIPPNHPSLSVVVCQICGLKGHAALDCHYRSKFVFQRAKSPSNLTAMFACNTNGAHSSSVSAHGSSSVGTLNNDHSDSDVLPFAQSCQPYARSPNLADGGGMSHAAVNSDVNAAVNSDANSDVNAAVNSNVDGGNVNVLSSFSQASNKSGPIHFMLTRAKNEIAKKLTFQDLCAYDESAYFNGFTSVLNVQDATEPKTSKAAVRNSEWDSTMNKELGLRKQGISYWSNEVFLCKEKYAKDLIHRTGMATSRAGMLSIFMLLEKECKVYLVSAAEISWMRRVV, encoded by the exons ATGGCTGCTatgttatcatggtatcagagcgggatacccacgtgtgcatgcctaatggccacacgggctccacgtcacccaaaagttgtccacgtgaatggcttgaaaattcgccacacgtgcgggggcgtgttgagaatatatacatcccacatgggaaaaataggaccttgcctatgggtttataagggtttgggccactccatccattgccaattgccAATTGGCAGTAGCTTCAACAGTTGGCCTTACAATTCCACATTTCAAAACAATGGTAGCGACAAAGGCAAGTCATTTGCAGAATGTCAAATATGCAGAAAGAAAGGACACACAGCTGTGAACTGCTTTTATAGGAATGATATCCCACCTAATCATCCAAGCTTGTCCGTTGTGGTGTGCCAAATTTGTGGCTTGAAAGGTCATGCAGCCTTAGACTGTCATTACAGGTCTAAATTTGTCTTTCAAAGAGCCAAATCACCTTCTAATCTTACTGCAATGTTTGCGTGTAATACCAATGGAGCTCATTCTTCTAGTGTTTCTGCACATGGTAGTTCATCTGTTGGCACTTTGAATAATGATCACAGTGACAGTGATGTGCTTCCTTTTGCCCAGTCCTGCCAGCCTTATGCACGGTCCCCTAACTTGGCTGATGGGGGGGGCATGAGCCATGCTGCTGTGAATAGTGATGTGAATGCTGCTGTGAATAGTGATGCAAATAGTGATGTGAATGCTGCTGTGAATAGTAATGTGGATGGTGGAAACGTGAATGTGTTAAGCTCTTTTTCACAAGCTTCAAACAAGAGTGGTCCAATACATTTCATGCTTACCAGGGCCAAAAATGAAATTGCCAAGAAGCTGACATTTCAAGATTTGTGTGCTTATGATGAGTCTGCATACTTCAATGGCTTTACTTCTGTACTGAATGTTCAAGATGCTACAGAACCAAAGACCTCTAAAGCTGCTGTTAGAAATTCAGAGTGGGATTCTACTATGAATAAAGAACTTGGCCTAAGAAAGCAAGGGATAAGTTACTGGAGTAATGAGGTGTTCCTCTGTAAAGAAAAATATGCAAAGGATTTGATTCACAGAACTGGTATGGCTACATCAAGAGCTGGAATGCTAAGCATTTTCATgttgttagagaaagagtgCAAAG TATACCTTGTCTCAGCTGCTGAAATATCTTGGATGAGACGTGTTGTGTGA
- the LOC112178436 gene encoding disease resistance protein RUN1 translates to MTTKIDLPSTSSSCPPFRKLTYDVFLSFRGTDTRTNFTDHLYAALKQKGIYTFRDDEELNRGESIGPNLLEAIEESRYVIVVFSQNYADSSWCLDELAKVAECRRAMGQTVLPVFYHVDPSDVRRQTGEHFGKAFQEHQERFGGNPDKLQRWKDSLAEIGNLSGWHLKDGYESKFIQEIVEKIFTELNQIIPIYEGLVGMDSHLNEMLSYLDIGCPDVRIIGICGMGGIGKTTIAQVVFERVQAQFEGCSFLENVREVTEKQGAVHLQKQLLSDLLECSVNVQNTKKGKSIMRERLRTKMVLIILDDVDQEKQLEALCDRESFGPGSRIIITTRDKHLLVEGDKVYTVNRLTDDEALELFRMKAFKKDQLVREDFLELSEEFLKYANGLPLAIKVLGSSIRGRSVKLWSSALKRLEKNPPKGIIDVLKVSFDGLEKSEKKIFLDIACFFKGGYIDHVTRILHGSDC, encoded by the exons ATGACTACCAAAATAGATCTTccttctacttcttcttcttgtcctcCATTTCGTAAATTGACATACGATGTGTTCCTCAGTTTCAGAGGTACAGATACCCGCACAAATTTCACAGACCATCTTTATGCCGCTCTCAAACAGAAAGGAATATACACATTTAGAGATGATGAAGAACTTAACAGAGGGGAATCAATTGGTCCAAATCTCTTGGAAGCAATTGAAGAGTCAAGATATGTAATTGTGGTGTTTTCGCAGAACTACGCCGATTCTTCGTGGTGTTTGGATGAGCTTGCAAAGGTAGCTGAATGCAGGAGAGCCATGGGACAAACAGTCCTTCCAGTGTTCTACCATGTTGATCCGTCTGATGTACGAAGACAAACTGGGGAGCACTTTGGGAAAGCATTTCAGGAGCATCAAGAGCGGTTTGGAGGCAATCCTGACAAATTGCAGAGGTGGAAAGACTCTCTTGCTGAAATAGGCAATCTCTCTGGATGGCATCTGAAAGATGG GTACGAATCCAAATTCATTCAAGAAATTGTTGAAAAGATTTTCACCGAGTTAAATCAAATAATCCCAATATATGAGGGTTTAGTTGGGATGGATTCTCACCTGAATGAAATGCTTTCGTACTTAGACATTGGGTGTCCTGATGTTCGTATCATAGGGATTTGTGGTATGGGAGGTATCGGTAAGACAACTATTGCACAAGTGGTTTTTGAAAGGGTACAGGCTCAGTTTGAAGGTTGTAGCTTTCTTGAGAATGTTCGAGAGGTAACTGAGAAGCAAGGTGCAGTCCATTTACAAAAGCAACTTCTTTCGGATTTGCTGGAATGTAGTGTAAATGTACAGAACActaaaaagggaaaaagtatAATGAGGGAGAGACTACGTACTAAAATGGTTCTTAtcattcttgatgatgtggacCAAGAAAAACAATTGGAAGCATTGTGTGATAGGGAATCGTTTGGTCCAGGGAGTAGAATCATCATAACTACTAGAGATAAACATTTGCTCGTTGAAGGAGATAAAGTATATACGGTGAATCGATTAACTGATGATGAAGCTCTCGAGCTCTTCCGTATGAAAGCCTTTAAGAAAGATCAGCTGGTTAGGGAAGATTTTCTCGAGCTATCCGAGGAATTTTTGAAATATGCTAATGGCCTTCCATTAGCTATTAAAGTTTTGGGTTCCTCTATTCGTGGTAGAAGTGTAAAATTATGGTCTAGTGCATTGAAGAGACTTGAAAAAAATCCTCCAAAAGGGATTATTGATGTTCTTAAAGTTAGTTTTGATGGATTAGAAAAAtccgaaaaaaaaatatttttggaCATCGCATGTTTCTTTAAAGGAGGGTACATAGATCATGTAACAAGAATACTACATGGTAGTGACTGTTAG